DNA sequence from the Ruminococcus albus 7 = DSM 20455 genome:
TTCCTTAACGTATGCATTTACCGTCTGCCGCTGGGTGAAAGCCTTATCAAAAGCAATTCCCACTGCATGACCTGCGGCACACCTATTAGAAAACGTGATCTTATACCGGTTGTCAGCTGGTGTCTGCTGAGAGGTAAATGTCACGCCTGCGGTGCCAGGATCTCTCCGAGATACACCGTAGTCGAGCTGCTGAACGGCATCTGCTACCTAATTATCTTCCTGCATTTTGATGTGGTATCTCATCCGCTGTACGCTTCCATCGTCGCGCTGATGACCTCTGCGCTGATAGTAGTATTCTTCATGGACTGGGATACACAGCTTATAAATACATGGGTGGTAATATTCATAGGTGCGCTGTCAATACCTAAGTACATATTCTGCCGCCAGGAATGCAACTACACACTCACCAAGATGATTGTTGGTGCACTGGTGATAAGCATACCGCTGCTTGTGATCTCACTTGCGAGCCATGAAAAAGCTATGGGCATGGGTGATGTTTACCTTATGGCAGCCGCAGGACTCTTCCTGGGAACACCGAATGTAGTCATCGCTATGCTGATAGCCCTTATAACAGGTTCCGTATGCGGCCTGATAATCAAGCACTCAAACGGAAGCTCCGTATTTGCTTTCGGACCCTATCTTGCAATAGGAATCGCGGTCGCTGCACTTTACGGTGATCAGATAGCTGATTTCTACGTAAAGTTCACGGGGCTTGATGAAACACTATCGGAAGCCGCAATGGTCATCGCGAAGGTGCTCTGATAATCAAAAATATCCGCTGAGTTATTCAGCGGTATTTTTTTGCCCTTTTTTAGGAGCCTGTCACATTTGCTCAAAAGGTCTCCGCAGAAACACTGCGGAGATCTTTTCAGCAAGCGGCTGAATTCAGCCGCTTGTGAATTTGTTTTGGTTTAATTTACTCTCAATGAATTTCCATCATAAACGCACGCACAATTATCGTTAACAGTAACGGAAGAATTATTGAAAGAAACACTTACTGATGCATTATCATAAATGTACAGTTTCAAAACCTGACCAGGTGAAAATACGTTAACAATCTGCTTATAATTTTCAGCGGTTTCAGAAACGATCTCTGTAGTACCATCCTCTTCGCACAGTACGAAATGAGCAGGAGATCCCTGAATTGCTAATGAATTGTACCAAGGATTGATATCCTCGATGGTAATAGTTACTTCATAAGTACCTTCATAAGCGCATTCTTTGTAAATAGGTTTGATGGTGAATCCACCTTTCGAATATTTTTCAAAAATATTCGGATCCGAACCAAAGACACCAAGATCTTTATCAGCAGCATCAAATACATGAAGATTCTCAAATACCTGACCAGCAGGTGCATTGTCCTTTGCTTCCTGAATTAATTGTTGGAATCTACTATCATTCTTATAATCATCACTGGTATAACCATCAACTATTGTAATACTTGTAGTACTACTAAAACCTGCAACATTAAATGCAACAATGTCTTTCTGTTCATAGATAGCGTAGTATGTGTCAACAGAAGTATACTTTGCTCCTGATACGAACCAGCCTGCTTTTATATCTGCAGCAACTGCTTTAGGATCAGGATCTCCCGATGGAGCACCTGTAGCATCCGGCTTAGTATTCCAACCTATAAACTTATACGCACCTACTTTAGGATCATCACCATTTCCACGGTGAAAATCTACTGTACCGGTAAATCCATCAGCTTCAGAATAGAAGTCCGCCGTATCTTCCCAGTATGGTGGGGTTTGACCTGTATGATCTATATGATGATCATCAAATCTATCTCTGAAAAGAAATTGGCCTGTCGGCTTATTTAAAACCTCAGAAGTATAATTACAATAGAAAACCAGTTTGTTAGATATGGGTGCTGATCTGTAATAATCGATAGGCTCGTTATTCTCTGAACTTATACCATTAAAATGTAGGAATGTATTAGTAGCGTAGTCCATTTTCTGATTTTTTTTACCAATATCCATCCAACTATTATATATACTATCAGAGATAGAAGAACCGGAAGAAATAGTTTGCGTATCTAAAAGAGCCTTAGTCTCACTATTTTTTAATAGTATTTGTACTTTTTCACTCGACGGTTTTTCCCTTGTGTAAAGGATATAGGTATATGTTCCAGTTTCATCGAGATGATTTGAACCTAAGGAACCAACATTAGATGACTGGACAAGATTATTATAATCTATAGGGTTAAGAGCATTATCACGACTGCTATAGAAATATCCCTTCATATTTTTTTGTGATGCTTCATCCAGATTGATGTTAACAAGCTCAAAATCACGACTCTGGTTGTAGACTACCTTTTTAAATTCATAACTAAGACCTTCACGACTGGGACGCATGAGCTCGATATCAAGGGTCAGGCACTTGCTCTTACCATTATCAAGAGTTTTCATAGAAGCATCAAACTTACAGCCGTAATCATTGTAAAGATCTTCTGAACGAAGGATGCCCATCTTGTCTATATCGATACCGGCATCATTAATCCTAGCTCTCAGTATACAACCCTTAGCGCCCTTTCTGTGAGCAACAGTACCCTGCGCATCATATCCAGCTAACTGAGAACCTCTGATAGCATTATTATCGATTATAAGAACATCTGTCAGCTTTGCAGTAACAAACGGCTTACTTGTTGAATCAACAAGAAATCCATCGATTAACTGGGGAACGCCCTTATAATCCTGAAGTACAACAACATTGGTCGCATATCTCAGTTCGTCATCCACGTTATCCATAAGAATAGAACCGATATCATTAGTATCGTCCATTGCTTGTGTTCTCTCATAGAACTTATTCACAGGTCTGATAAAATTAAGTATAGCACCCATTACCATTACCATAATCGTCGCAACGATAATAAGTTCAATGAGGGTAAAACCTTTTTTATTCACTTTCTTCATATCAGCACCCCCTTATTCTTCTGCAACTTCAGCAGGATCACTATCGAATTGCTCAGGGGTTTTGAAACCGGATCCATCAAAGTAGATATAGCGCATATTGTCTTTTGTATTAGGCAATCCCATCGAATCAAGATCGATATTTACACCCTCTTGAGGAAGGCCATCACCTGTGATTTTCAGACAACCATTCATACTAGCACCGGAATTATGTCGCTTGACACCAAATTTCATATAACCACCATTAGGTGCCCAGAGATGCGATGGGGTCGATTGCTGTCCGTTATCAACATGTGCATTATTAAAGAATGTGAAATCTGTAGAATTAAGTTCAGCTGTCCATTCATGCTGTACTGTATCATAGTTATACAGCGTTACCCAGTATTCATTTTCTTCAAGGCTTAACTGTTCAGCAGATGAAAAGAATGAAAGATCAAATACACCGTCAGGGTCAGTATTATCGAGCTTTGCATTATAGCCGAAAACATGATCATTAA
Encoded proteins:
- a CDS encoding prepilin peptidase, translating into MNTETLYLIIVYAFVFIFGICIGSFLNVCIYRLPLGESLIKSNSHCMTCGTPIRKRDLIPVVSWCLLRGKCHACGARISPRYTVVELLNGICYLIIFLHFDVVSHPLYASIVALMTSALIVVFFMDWDTQLINTWVVIFIGALSIPKYIFCRQECNYTLTKMIVGALVISIPLLVISLASHEKAMGMGDVYLMAAAGLFLGTPNVVIAMLIALITGSVCGLIIKHSNGSSVFAFGPYLAIGIAVAALYGDQIADFYVKFTGLDETLSEAAMVIAKVL
- a CDS encoding PilW family protein, yielding MKKVNKKGFTLIELIIVATIMVMVMGAILNFIRPVNKFYERTQAMDDTNDIGSILMDNVDDELRYATNVVVLQDYKGVPQLIDGFLVDSTSKPFVTAKLTDVLIIDNNAIRGSQLAGYDAQGTVAHRKGAKGCILRARINDAGIDIDKMGILRSEDLYNDYGCKFDASMKTLDNGKSKCLTLDIELMRPSREGLSYEFKKVVYNQSRDFELVNINLDEASQKNMKGYFYSSRDNALNPIDYNNLVQSSNVGSLGSNHLDETGTYTYILYTREKPSSEKVQILLKNSETKALLDTQTISSGSSISDSIYNSWMDIGKKNQKMDYATNTFLHFNGISSENNEPIDYYRSAPISNKLVFYCNYTSEVLNKPTGQFLFRDRFDDHHIDHTGQTPPYWEDTADFYSEADGFTGTVDFHRGNGDDPKVGAYKFIGWNTKPDATGAPSGDPDPKAVAADIKAGWFVSGAKYTSVDTYYAIYEQKDIVAFNVAGFSSTTSITIVDGYTSDDYKNDSRFQQLIQEAKDNAPAGQVFENLHVFDAADKDLGVFGSDPNIFEKYSKGGFTIKPIYKECAYEGTYEVTITIEDINPWYNSLAIQGSPAHFVLCEEDGTTEIVSETAENYKQIVNVFSPGQVLKLYIYDNASVSVSFNNSSVTVNDNCACVYDGNSLRVN
- a CDS encoding type IV pilus modification PilV family protein, with translation MKTNKKGMTLVECIIAMGVFAVATTGFVMAASASMRSQAKSASRMTKTNSQSTNLEHFSSYASVLDPEYSNVRPMTNGTNQWRISFPFTSATVVNDHVFGYNAKLDNTDPDGVFDLSFFSSAEQLSLEENEYWVTLYNYDTVQHEWTAELNSTDFTFFNNAHVDNGQQSTPSHLWAPNGGYMKFGVKRHNSGASMNGCLKITGDGLPQEGVNIDLDSMGLPNTKDNMRYIYFDGSGFKTPEQFDSDPAEVAEE